In Aedes albopictus strain Foshan chromosome 3, AalbF5, whole genome shotgun sequence, the following are encoded in one genomic region:
- the LOC115262616 gene encoding uncharacterized protein LOC115262616 — protein sequence MTCFVVGFVLLLTCSTIYSQDPVLGNKLENGSLARTFTPGACGGGQTSVCSSCTSLSLCISNNDVIEVPCGSNYAYCSPGDVEASCSTIPATGCAPAADETVAIVCSSVGILPDPTNCNIYHVCRAGQDISDVYQCPTGTRFSFSVLRCQVQRVTPCVTVTCGATSGFVYYGNSRQYYAYCSVENVMTSRYIFKCPYRARFSMDTKSCVYRCSGVGNYVNTNDPATYYQCYVANGRYVAVLRSCPVGTTTFNQRLQYCV from the exons ATGACCTGCTTTGTCGTTGGTTTCGTTTTGTTACTTACATGCTCAACTATATATTCTCAAGACCCAGTTTTGGGTAATAAGCTAGAGAATGGTTCACTTGCCAGAACATTCACTCCGGGAGCCTGCGGGGGAGGACAAACTTCAGTTTGTTCATCCTGTACGTCACTTTCCCTGTGCATTTCGAACAACGACGTAATTGAAGTTCCTTGTGGCTCAAACTATGCCTACTGCAGCCCAGGAGATGTTGAAGCCAGTTGTTCAACCATACCGGCCACTGGCTGTGCTCCAGCAGCGGATGAAACCGTGGCCATTGTGTGTTCTTCGGTCGGAATACTTCCAG ATCCAACAAATTGCAATATATACCACGTATGTCGGGCGGGACAAGACATCTCGGATGTCTACCAATGCCCAACCGGTACACGATTCAGTTTTTCGGTTCTTCGGTGTCAAGTTCAGCGTGTAACACCCTGTGTAACGGTCACGTGTGGTGCCACCAGTGGATTCGTATACTACGGAAATTCCCGCCAGTATTATGCTTACTGTTCAGTGGAAAATGTTATGACAAGTCGCTACATATTCAAGTGTCCGTATAGAGCCCGATTCAGCATGGATACCAAATCTTGCGTCTATCGTTGCTCTGGAGTGGGAAACTATGTCAATACAAATGATCCGGCAACGTACTATCAGTGCTACGTGGCCAACGGGAGGTAC
- the LOC115262615 gene encoding uncharacterized protein LOC115262615: MRCIIICLALLVSSETIHSQDAALGTQLQQVSLARTFTPGACGGGQLSVCSSCTALSLCISTTVVIDVPCNSTNAYCNPGDVEASCSTVPATGCAPPSDETVAITCSSVGMLPDPSNCNIYHVCRTVQGTSDVYQCPTGTTFNLSVLQCRTQSVSPCVTVTCGATSGFVYYGSSRQYYAYCLVANGVTSRYIFKCPNRATFSMVTNSCVYVCAGVGNFVNTNDPATYYQCYVANGRYVAALRQCPAGTSSFNQTLQYCV; this comes from the exons ATGAGGTGCATCATCATTTGCCTCGCtctgttggtgtcttcggaaaccATTCATTCCCAAGATGCAGCTCTGGGCACGCAACTGCAGCAGGTTTCACTTGCTAGAACATTTACACCAGGAGCCTGCGGTGGAGGCCAACTTTCAGTTTGTTCATCGTGTACAGCACTTTCCCTGTGCATTTCAACCACCGTAGTAATTGACGTGCCTTGTAACTCCACTAATGCCTACTGTAACCCGGGAGATGTCGAAGCGAGTTGCTCGACGGTACCGGCCACTGGTTGCGCTCCACCGTCGGACGAAACCGTTGCCATCACGTGCTCTTCAGTTGGAATGCTACCAG ACCCTTCGAACTGTAACATTTACCACGTATGTCGAACGGTACAGGGAACCTCGGATGTCTACCAATGTCCAACCGGAACAACCTTCAACCTGTCGGTTCTGCAGTGCCGAACCCAGAGTGTCTCGCCTTGTGTGACGGTTACGTGTGGTGCCACCAGTGGATTTGTGTATTACGGATCGTCTCGCCAGTACTACGCTTACTGTTTGGTGGCGAATGGTGTAACAAGTCGCTACATATTCAAGTGCCCGAATCGTGCCACGTTCAGCATGGTTACCAACTCGTGTGTCTACGTGTGCGCCGGAGTGGGAAACTTCGTCAACACAAATGATCCGGCCACATACTATCAGTGCTACGTGGCTAACGGGCGGTATGTGGCTGCGCTGAGGCAGTGCCCGGCAGGAACAAGCAGTTTCAATCAGACACTGCAGTATTGTGTCTAG